The window GAGCAATACAAAGAGGAGAGTCGAGGGGCTTTGGGGGAGGGGGGAaagtttcttaataaaaatttaaacaataaattaaactacATGCAAATTAATGGAAAACTAGAGAACACAAAATGGTGAATAAAAGCTAATTTCTAAAGCTATCAATCAACATCGATTGATTGATTGTATGaggaatatattgaaaaattaatattgataaaaattgagctcgttgtgaaaacaaacaattgactgagttaattgttgaaataccatgtatagacagtcttgattacacaatgttttttttatgccatgtaagtaaagaaagatagtcactcttacacacaaagtagtgagagtatctttcttctcacttccttaGTAtacatagtaataaacaaacacatacatacatactaacgggtaaacagtgatgtttacgaaaaaatgtttcaaacaaaagttgtttattttttataagaaacattttttacatttaaacttttgttctatctcaaacggtttacaagatgggtcgaatccaagacccacttgacccatgttgctcatttatgaactcaacctcactttttacgtccaaaGCACGCTGTAAAGCTTGCTATATCTTTTCGTGATAATAggcggacggacagacaaccgaaaatggactaattaggtgattttatgaacacctataccaaaattttgttcgtaacatcaatatttttaagcgttacaaatttgggactaaatttagtataccttgatatatttcatgtatacatggtataattttgatcgaaaattaatttttttaatcgtaatttttttatttataggatgGGCcgtaaaaatcaaaacaaatttttccaaagaATCTCCAGTAATTCTATTAGGTCGATGTTATCGTAGAAAAGCTGATAGTCAACCTGACATAGCGATTTCAGCTGGATCTGCAGGTAAGAACTTTTCTTCCAGATTCTGTGtatcgttttcttttttttaaatttattttgatttttttaggtAATATCTCGCAATTTGATGATTGTGAATCAGACGGTATCGATGGATTTCGACAAGATTTTATTAGTCGAGTATGGCTGACGTATCGTCGTGAATTTCCAATATTAAATGGATCAACATTTACATCAGATTGTGGATGGGGTTGCATGTTACGATCTGGACAAATGATGCTCGCACAAGCGTTAGTGTGTCATTTTTTAGGCAGAAGTACGTAATCTTAAATCTagataatcgaaaatttatattcCCAGAGTGGCCACAAATGGAAAAAATCGGGAATTTCCAAAATATAGGGCTTTGTATTTCatatttcttgggtcaaaattgtaTTGTTAACCAAGTTTAATCaatttccgaaacaaaaaattgttcatgaatttttcgattttttctaaggggtaccccttaagaaaattacgaaaaatcgaaaaaagtttttggtctccaatatcgataaaactcagtacataaggtaatttcgacccaaaaaattcaaaaatcgtagaAATTGAACGATTGGaccagtagttttcgagataacgcCAGAAATGGATccgaaatattgtttttctcgaaaactactcgccCAATCGTTCAAATtcatcgatttttgaattttttggatcaaatttggcttataaactgatttttatcaaattttgaagcaaaaaattttttacaattttttcgatttttttctaaggggtaccccttaagaaaatatcgaaaaatcgaaaaaaagtttttggtgtccaatatcgataaaactcagtacataaggtaatttcgacccaaaaaattcaaaaatcgtagaAATTGAACGATTGGaccagtagttttcgagataacgccagaaatcgatccgaaatattgtttttctcgaaaactattcgtcCAATCGTTCAATTtcaacgatttttgaattttttggatcaaatttgtcttataaaatgatttttatgaaattccgaaacaacaaattttttacaattttttcgattttttctggGGTCCCCTTatgaaaattacgaaaaatcgaaaaaaagtttttgatctcCAATATCGATGAAACTCAGTACATAgggtaatttcgacccaaagaatgcaaaaatcgtattcatttaatGACTGGGCCgataattttcgagataatgcTAAAAATCGACccgaaatattgtttttctcgaaaactacccgTCCAATCGATCCATTtcaacgatttttgaattttttgggtcaaatttgtcttataaactgattttaatcaaattccgaaacaaaaaatttgtcacaattttttcgattttttctaaggggtaccccttaagaaaattacgaaaaatcgaaaaaaagtattggtCACCAATATCGATgaaactcagtacataaggtaatttcgacccaaaacaagcaaaaatcgtattcatttaatgattggaccagTAGTTTTTTAGATAACGccagaaatcgatccgaaatattgtttttagacGTATCTGTGGTTGGTGTCACTCCTCTTCAGATATTTTTCAAGGTAGTTTCTTGTGGCCGCTCTATACGAAAACCatgttcattaaataatttcgcAACCGTTTTAGTCGTTATCAATTGATTTtacgatttgaaaaaaatatgttttaggtTGGCGATGGAATCCCGATGAACAGATTACATCCGGACGTGGCTTCACCGATGACGCAACACATCGTATGATTATCAAATGGTTTGGTGATAAACCCTCACCAAATAGTCCATTATCAATACATACGTTGGTTACGCTTGGCGAAACGGCTGGTAAACGACCTGGTGATTGGTATGGACCAGCATCCGTTGCCCACATACTCAAACAAGCTGTGAAATTAGCATCAAAAGAGAACTACGAATTCGATGATATTGCTGTTTATGTTTCACAAGATTGTgctggtaaaattttttataaagaaaattcatCCGAATGGATGGCAATCGATCTTTAAAAACCTACTTAGTACGAGAATTTCGAGATTCGTgtgcaatgcggacttggataaagtttgcacaataaagttataacaatggtgacttcgacttaaaataactcgctcaTGTCTGCCTTAGATTAGAGTCTTTAAACTTGAATTTTGAAGACATCTTTCTTTTAACCACAAAAAGACTGAGGGAATCTTATGAAACCAATTTAAACGCCATCCTGATCACGCaagcattttcaaaaactaatctcgaatgtttttttcctttcttttCAGTATATATTCAAGATGTTTTGGATGAATGTTTAGTATCATCACGGAATCCAACATCACCAAAAAAATGGAAATCCTTAGTATTATTAGTACCAGTTCGATTAGGAACGGAAAAATTGAATCCTATTTACGCTCCCTGTTTAACCACGCtattaagttttgaaaattgtattggAATCATTGGTGGACGACCAAGACATTCGCTTTATTTTATTGGTTACCAAGGTACGCAATTTCCACAAAAGTAGACAGAAAGTTTCTTCCTTAACACCTAGACCTATAGATCCTTTATGCTTTCCTTGAGGATATCCCCCAAGTCcgtttaaaatcgtttgactTTCTCAAtaatccaattttaaaattttatttttagatgataaattaatacatttggATCCTCACTACTGTCAAGAGATGGTTGATGTTTGGGCACCTGGATTCCCCTTAACATCGTTTCATTGTCGATCACCACGTAAAATGCACCTTAGCAAAATGGATCCATCGTGTTGTATAGGATTTTATTGTCATACAGaacaagatttttataattttatacgcAATATTAAACCGGTAAGTTGTTCcttgcaatattttataatcagaATGACCTACAATTCAGgtgatatcaattttaaaatcagaaTGTTCGTGACCTTTTGTATTCGAAtcgattaaggatgtatgagtgtCAGGGTAATATTGAATAAAAggcattatttttcttttatatgaagTTCGGTTAagcctaaatcaattctgaaaatcttAGGGGTGGTGGGGAAGGGTTGTTCGatcagttaaataaataaataacttaaaaaataggcGTATTTTACATTGGTCTTATGGCAAAACAGTAGAttgacaattgactgagttaattgtgttaatattattagtaaatgaGTAAtataggtgaattgggtcttgggtccatagaaCCCATCTtctaaactgttagagatagaacaaaagtttaaatgtaataaatattttacaatattgtaggtttaaaatcactttaaaatttattttaaaaaaattttttgtttcagttcCTGATTCCACCATCAGTTCATATAAATTCCACATCAGAATCAAAAAGTGGATCTGATTATccattatttgtattttgtaatggTAAAAGCAGTGACGCAAACACAGCACCACCAATACGATCTTTATATCCATTATTAGACTCAGAATACGCTAATTTTTCAGTACAAGATTCTGATAATGATCTAGAAAGTGAAGAGTTCGAAGTTCTCTAAATTCGAAAAttgtgtgtaaatttttttaattgtgtttttttaatttttctttttcatgtaaattattCACCCATTAATATTGAACCCCACacaaattaagagaaaaaaaccATTCGGGGTCAAATTGTCTGAAAATAAAGGTAAAAGGCCATTCTTAAGGGAGTATTCTGGTTTAGAAGCCTAAATTGTAGGCATTTTTCAAACTaagattataagaaaatttttaaaaattaaaaattcttcgaatGTGAAGTGGGGGCTACAAAATACACAGCAATAAAATACTTACTGAGGATTACGACTTACCGAGCCTCGAGTTATCGAGATTTCACTGTAGTAAAAGGGAGGCTGAACTGCAGAAGTCTGTCAAGGCCTTTTTATCAACATTTAATGAATCTTTACCAGAAAATTCGCTGCATCcccgaaaataattcgaattttgaacaatccaccaaaaaaattgattttttcaaatttctagaccagaaAACCGCGTTAACACGCTGACCAAAAGTATCTTTTATCTCTAAAATGGTTCAAATCTGAAACATAGCAATAATTCACGGCTACTAATACTTTTGGAACTCTGGTCCCATTCAATTTCTAGACGATTTAACCGAAAggtgtttttcatttaatttatgagGTATCCTTTATCATCCTAATTCACATTCTCCtagtttttaagtatttttaagtgATACATCCCCACCCTTTTATTGTTAGTGCGCATATAATATGCGCAATATTCGTTTTATTTTCccatttgtattaaattttaaatattaattattataaagacTTTACAATTATAGAtttgatacaaattttgaaCGAATCAAacttaaatcaaatgaaaattgtacatttttaaacctcaattttttttggatccaatttgtggatcaaaattataattgtaaagctattgttaaaaatttgttggtcACTATTTTCTAGTGACATTATTTTGCGTGCAAAGCAGCACtaacttataacaaaaaaaaaattgtaaattaaaaaagaaatcaaaatggCGCTATACATTTCTTATGACTCAACTGCAAAATCTTCGCGACCCGGACACCCGTCAACAATAAAATGTGATGGTCGCCTATTCCTAACGTTTTCTcgataaagaattaaaaaggtgctaaaatatatttcgagataatttttcaattgcAAATCGATAGAATATTGGATTTGAATACTAAGAAAGACTCCATCTAGTGATAATAAAAAGAACTTTAGTTTATAACGCCCATAGTTATCCATTAAAGaataatttcgattggttaTTTTAAACTTGCGTCTTTGAATAGATAAGTGGCATACTGAATGTATTAATTACTAGCAGTTGTCTGAATACTTCGCTGGGCAATTTCAACGTTAAAAACAAAGACAATtacgacatcgaaattttaaatatgatatatgttatccattaaataattatttcattttgttattgATTACTAGCAGTTACCTGGCTGCTTCTCTATGGTATTTTAACCTAAAAAACAAAGATTACTGCGTTATACCCTTCATTTCCCTTCCCCTTACTTATGCtccttttttttctcaaaaccaAAGGTTTaatcattgatttttattgattacttCGAATCGGAATATTGACAACACATTCAAGTATTTTGGAAGATTGATATGAATATTATCCATAGACATAATATCATAGAGCTGTAAAGCCATAATAGTAGGCGTGCAAGAGAGATGAAGACAGCAATACACGTCTACTTTATCTGCCTCTCCGTACTGCGATCAATCGTATGCCAATGACAGCTCTATGGTATTCGCTCGAAAGTATAtgaattaacaaaagaaaaccGAGCTCAAGAACAGTTTACAACACTcggctttttttttgaaattatttatcaaaaacgaATGAACGCGCACTTATTTAAATTacgaaacaataaattttagtatttacgGGTGCCCGGGTCATGGGCTTATAACTAAAGATACTTTTTTATGGTGATGCTTGTCACTTATTTTGCACGTCAATAGACAAACTAAAATTCTTCGAAATTTTATGACAGAATAGGGGTAGGGCATCATTATGAAAAGATATCCTAAAATGGAATCTTCCACATTGATGTGGCTGAACTTATCTCCTTCTCTTAGTGCTATTGATAGAGCTAAAATAAGAAAGGGtgtcacaataaaaatttcaattttcaacatGTCAGACAACGGACACTCGAATTATtcccaaattttcatttgttcttTCAAATATTACGCCCGATTTTAGACCTATAATTCCTAAACACATATCGGCATCTAATGAGAAGAGGTAGCTAAGTTCAACCACCTTCCATTTTTAGCTTAAACAAATAACtcaaaactttatgaaaatcattatttatttatcaaaatattttttttggacatcatttcaaaaatcaacaaaaaaacaaataaagataTAGCTTTAAATTTAAGTGGTTGGTTGTTTCTTTTTAATCTTTCGtttctttttaacatttttaagtcGTTGATTTTTATCCGCcattaattgtttttcattatcCAAATCCAATTTCGTTTGTTCCAGTGCTTTTTGGTAAACTTCTGTTGGTGTTTCATTTTGAATGATCTCATCTTCAACAGTTATATCCTCTAGATTCACTTGATTCGTAAATAATTTCaagaaatatgatttttgttttgtatttactAAGGTAATTGCTGTTCCTGTTTTTCCGGCTCGTCCTGTACGTCCTACACGATGCACATACGTTTCAATATGCTTAGGTGCATTGTATGATATTACATAGTCCACATCCGGAATGTCGAGACCTCGAGCTAGGGCATCTGTACTTaccaaactgaaaaaaaaaagatttttacgaTGTTAGAGaagtaattaatcaataaaagtaGGGTAGGgcataataatagtaataaaacaaaagaggggtaccgctagtgggtccctagcacctagaccaagagtCCTGTGCCCTCCGAAGACAAGACGTCTTCGGGTAGGAGGCGCTATTAAAATCAGAATAAGCTAAAGGATTCTACCGAGGCCAGACGCACACACAGAGAGCCCATAGCTTCTCCGTCGGGATCTCTTCCAAGAAAGATAGATCCAAGGTTTCAAACCCGAACATTTTGAATCTATGGCTttccttcattgaaaatttctgGGTTTTCCCCATTTCCACAATCCCCTTAAGTGCTTTTTGTGTTAATTTACGTAAAATTGATAACTTACATGTTAATTTTTCCAGTTGAAAAGTTCGTTAAAGTGATTTTCCTTGAATTCGGACTCATAATACTCGATAATTCTTCCACAATAAACTGATTATTGGACATATGACGTAATAACAAAGTTAACCGATGTGCTTCTAAACCGCTACCGGTAAAACATAGAGCTTTCGTCATTTTAAACTTCGTAATTAAATAGAACAAAACTTGTGGTTTCATTTCAATCGAACAGATTAAATACTTGTGATTTAATTCTTGTGGCATTGCTAATTTTCCAACAATATcatcatttttcacattttctaaTTCAATTTGACCATTGGCTGTGTTCGATGTGAACAGTTTTGGTTTAAATAATccaatttgatataatttctcTGGATCCTGTGTTAATGTTGCGGATGCAAGAATTTTTTGTGGTGGAGGATTCGTATTTTGgaaagtttgtaaatttattttaccaacACGAAAATTTGCTTcctctacaaaaaaaaattcatataaatagtacactaataaaattttttacttgaaagtTTTGGGACAGCctgtaattttttataccttttCGCATATGTTGTTCCAAGTGATAAATCCAATCATTTTGTTCGCGATCAATCATTCGATCTGCTTCGtccaaaattaagaattttaagtgTTTTAACGTAAATCCAGGTGTCATATGAATATGATCCACAAGTCTTCCAGGAGTGGTTACTATTATATCGCTTAAATGAATATATTCCTGGTCATCGActacaaaatgataaaaaaaagcaattagCACAGGTTAATCGGGAGGTCTCGTTTTAATTCGTTTTGGAAACTTTCGTATTCAAATTCTCTGATGACCTCACTTGTAGGGTCTGTATGAAGGACGATCTGACGATTatctatacatgttatttgcacctgcaaGGCATGCAAGACCTTTAGACAAAGAGACTAGGAATCCGCCAACACAAAAGCTTCCAATAACTACATAGCCCTCTTTGCATACTTTTTCGTATTATTGTCTTCTGTTCGGCTTCAAATGGTATTCTACCCGTGCATAAAGTCACCCgaacttttgttaattttgcaaattttctaaatacttcAAACACTTGACTTGCAAGTTCTTTTACAGGCAAAACAACCACCGCACGAATTTTCCGTACAACTTGATATTTTAATGcctgaaattatatttatataattatccatttttaaaaacttgcaATGGTCGGAAATTTCGAAAAACTGACCAAAATCCAAAACAtgaaatttctatataaaaaaattaatcgaattCCAAAAGCAGAGAGATTTGAAAAAGGTTGGAAATTTTTAGTAGGGTCTGTAAGGTCTAGGCCTACTACATTTTAGtcagatttttgaattttccaacCACTATGcgactttaaaaaaacaaattacttgaATAACGGGTATAACAAAAGCTAAGGTTTTGCCACTACCTGTGGCAGCGGAAATACATATATCACGTGGCCAATATGGATAAGGTTTATTGATTTCTTGTAGAAAATATGGAATAACAGCTGATTGTACTGGAAAATAATGTGTTACACCACTTTCTCGTAACAAATCCTGAAATTGTTTTTCCACGTACATAACATCTTCAATTTTCACTTTCAACTCTTTTAAATTTCCATCAACTTGAACCGGATGTGTTAACCAATGGGGCAAAACTCGTTTTACCTAGAAATTTCATCAAtcaatatatcaatatttatgttttaatcgaggaaataaagtATTTGACTCAGAAAGAAACTCCGTGCcaacatatttttatggaagccgatgaaaaatgatttctgagtgtactcaacaaaatTTCATCCAAAAAGATGTTTAGATGTTATATGTTAAAcaattctaagcattttttctCTCCTGacaattttcaccaaaattgattattttgtgGATCTAGTCTTAAAAAGggtatgatattatattttggaccaTTCTAAACACTTTTTGACTCTTGACATTTTTTACACAACCTcgccgttttcgatatataagcgtttgaaaaaaagcctaatttttcaaaagtaaggttaagtaaaaagtgttttataaCAATATGACCAAAAAAGAGTTGGAAGAAAGTACTTTCTGTCTAATAATGACCCATAAATTTGGGAATTTCCCAATAAAACGAGCGGGTAATAActagtaatattaaatttcgatacatacttctttaattttattaagtttatcaTTTCCAAtaacttgaaatgaaaattctgTTTGAGgtttttcaatatcattttctttaggtagaacaatttcaatttcttctttttgttGGGGTACCTCTGGTAACCTCTCATGTTCATTGATAACCTCTGTTTTATGTTTCTTTGATAGTGGaaatgcttttttaaatttaatcttctCGCGATTACGTTTCCGTTTTTCTGTCTTCTTTAATAATCGTTCTAAATTCTTTTCGGCTACCTCTTTTGGAACTTTATCGGTTGACGATACGATTGTATCGTCTCCAacatatctaaaataaaattttctgtgtGATATTTTTACGAACCactttgtattatattaatgaTTACCTTCGTATTTGAAATAAAGACATTATTTAAACTCAAAcgttttgatattttaagaaaatatcaataataaaatgtttaatacttaaattttttattaatttataattttactgatTTTGTAAATACACATGgttcacatttttatattttgtagccATCTGTAGGAAAGTTtatgaatataaacaaaaaccaTAAAGATATTATTACGAGATAGAGATCCAAAAgtatcaaatttcatttatctaAACTGTGATcgataaattgataattatattacgattaaaatttgttttaattatcgCTTGAAATTTCTCCGAAATTACCCAATTTACATAGGATTTTGGTAACAGAGTAAAATATCCCCGTACATTA is drawn from Chrysoperla carnea chromosome X, inChrCarn1.1, whole genome shotgun sequence and contains these coding sequences:
- the LOC123302755 gene encoding cysteine protease ATG4C; translated protein: MNTQILSRERLGFLRPQSSQNLQSSSSTSSVTPPPNNTQTNAVAVDVDESSYAEVEGKVKTRLLSMWNNMKYGWAVKIKTNFSKESPVILLGRCYRRKADSQPDIAISAGSAGNISQFDDCESDGIDGFRQDFISRVWLTYRREFPILNGSTFTSDCGWGCMLRSGQMMLAQALVCHFLGRSWRWNPDEQITSGRGFTDDATHRMIIKWFGDKPSPNSPLSIHTLVTLGETAGKRPGDWYGPASVAHILKQAVKLASKENYEFDDIAVYVSQDCAVYIQDVLDECLVSSRNPTSPKKWKSLVLLVPVRLGTEKLNPIYAPCLTTLLSFENCIGIIGGRPRHSLYFIGYQDDKLIHLDPHYCQEMVDVWAPGFPLTSFHCRSPRKMHLSKMDPSCCIGFYCHTEQDFYNFIRNIKPFLIPPSVHINSTSESKSGSDYPLFVFCNGKSSDANTAPPIRSLYPLLDSEYANFSVQDSDNDLESEEFEVL
- the LOC123302745 gene encoding probable ATP-dependent RNA helicase Dbp73D, giving the protein MSLFQIRRYVGDDTIVSSTDKVPKEVAEKNLERLLKKTEKRKRNREKIKFKKAFPLSKKHKTEVINEHERLPEVPQQKEEIEIVLPKENDIEKPQTEFSFQVIGNDKLNKIKEVKRVLPHWLTHPVQVDGNLKELKVKIEDVMYVEKQFQDLLRESGVTHYFPVQSAVIPYFLQEINKPYPYWPRDICISAATGSGKTLAFVIPVIQALKYQVVRKIRAVVVLPVKELASQVFEVFRKFAKLTKVRVTLCTGRIPFEAEQKTIIRKIDDQEYIHLSDIIVTTPGRLVDHIHMTPGFTLKHLKFLILDEADRMIDREQNDWIYHLEQHMRKEEANFRVGKINLQTFQNTNPPPQKILASATLTQDPEKLYQIGLFKPKLFTSNTANGQIELENVKNDDIVGKLAMPQELNHKYLICSIEMKPQVLFYLITKFKMTKALCFTGSGLEAHRLTLLLRHMSNNQFIVEELSSIMSPNSRKITLTNFSTGKINILVSTDALARGLDIPDVDYVISYNAPKHIETYVHRVGRTGRAGKTGTAITLVNTKQKSYFLKLFTNQVNLEDITVEDEIIQNETPTEVYQKALEQTKLDLDNEKQLMADKNQRLKNVKKKRKIKKKQPTT